One Fibrobacter succinogenes DNA segment encodes these proteins:
- a CDS encoding RNA polymerase sigma factor — translation MSSKKILCNRTPNWVGAVWKKYSYRIYKLCLQKCATKDEADDLFQDVALRFCKKADSLNNQVHLFAWLQTVLLHCHYNDYRKRQMVHEIPFSILMEPKAVYDARWADAYVKPEDDVGDAAVKEFSFLLEALNPLERMIVELSVVGGFSLRDLSQLIGLSRGCLAQRRRAAFLKMQEKMAIQKERIKMITGRDASLREIIEFTG, via the coding sequence ATGTCTTCTAAGAAAATCCTTTGTAATCGTACTCCTAATTGGGTTGGGGCAGTATGGAAAAAATATTCCTATAGAATATACAAATTGTGCTTGCAAAAGTGTGCGACAAAAGACGAAGCGGACGACTTGTTTCAGGACGTGGCTCTCCGGTTTTGTAAAAAAGCAGATTCGCTGAACAATCAAGTCCATCTTTTTGCGTGGCTCCAGACGGTACTTTTGCATTGCCATTACAATGACTACCGCAAAAGGCAAATGGTACATGAAATACCGTTTTCGATTCTAATGGAGCCCAAGGCTGTTTATGACGCGCGCTGGGCTGATGCCTATGTCAAACCTGAAGATGATGTTGGTGATGCGGCGGTGAAAGAGTTCTCGTTTTTACTGGAAGCGTTAAATCCGCTCGAAAGAATGATTGTGGAACTTTCAGTTGTGGGTGGTTTTAGCCTCCGTGATTTAAGCCAATTGATCGGGCTGTCTAGGGGGTGCCTGGCTCAGCGAAGGCGGGCGGCATTCCTGAAAATGCAGGAGAAAATGGCAATACAGAAAGAGCGAATTAAAATGATTACGGGACGTGATGCGTCTTTGCGAGAAATTATTGAATTTACTGGTTGA